In a genomic window of Acidilobus saccharovorans 345-15:
- a CDS encoding CDC48 family AAA ATPase: protein MAENNSNQNQQRPPSKEVVLRVSETKPRDSGRKRVRIDIDIMKELGVEAGDIVEIEGKKKTAAIVWPALPEDAGLDIIRMDGSLRRNADVNIGDKVIVRKAEPKQAIRVKLAPTIHSISIDDSFKKYVKKKLIGLPLVENDIVQIPVIGQAVQLVVIDTKPRGVVVVTEKTAVDVLEKPITTSFPKVTYEDIGGLHEVIARIRELVELPLRHPELFSRLGIEPPKGVLLYGPPGTGKTLLAKAVATESDAYFVAINGPEIMSKFYGESEQRLREIFEEAKKNAPAIIFIDEIDAIAPKRDEVIGEVERRVVAQLLALMDGLEGRGQVIVIGATNRPNAIDPALRRPGRFDREIEVPVPDKQGRLEILQIHTRHMPLADDVDLEKLAEMTKGYTGADLAALAKEAAMHALRRYLPEIDIDQEKIPTELLERMVVTMQDFLAAFKEVTPSGLREIEVEVPEVHWSDIGGLEDVKQELREIVEWPLKYPNSFSRLGIEPPKGVLLFGPPGTGKTMLAKAVATESGANFIAIRGPEVLSKWVGESEKAIREIFKKARQYAPAVVFFDEIESIASLRGTEEDSNVGERIVSQLLTEIDGITNLENVVVIAATNRPDLVDPALLRPGRFEKLIYVPPPDEKGRLEILKIHTRNVPLAEDVDLAELAKMTNGYTGADLAALVREAALTALREDINSPIVKFKHFEQALNKVRPSVTKYMIDFYLRWLETARQISVSSQRPSQPSLSL, encoded by the coding sequence TTGGCCGAAAACAACAGCAACCAAAACCAACAGAGGCCTCCATCTAAAGAAGTCGTCCTAAGGGTCTCTGAGACCAAGCCAAGGGACTCAGGCAGAAAGAGGGTAAGAATAGACATCGATATAATGAAGGAGCTGGGCGTTGAGGCTGGTGACATAGTAGAGATAGAGGGCAAGAAGAAGACAGCCGCCATAGTGTGGCCAGCGCTGCCCGAGGACGCAGGGCTTGACATAATAAGGATGGACGGCAGCCTCAGGAGGAACGCGGACGTCAACATAGGTGACAAGGTCATAGTTAGGAAGGCTGAGCCTAAACAGGCCATAAGGGTTAAGTTAGCGCCCACCATACACTCAATATCGATAGACGACAGCTTCAAGAAGTACGTGAAGAAGAAGCTCATAGGCCTTCCGCTCGTTGAGAACGACATAGTTCAGATACCTGTAATAGGGCAGGCCGTGCAGCTGGTGGTAATAGATACCAAGCCAAGGGGCGTCGTGGTGGTAACTGAGAAGACCGCTGTTGATGTGTTGGAGAAGCCTATAACCACCTCGTTCCCAAAGGTTACATATGAGGACATAGGAGGCCTGCATGAAGTCATAGCCAGAATTAGGGAGCTCGTGGAGCTGCCCCTGAGGCACCCAGAGCTCTTCAGCAGGCTTGGCATTGAGCCTCCCAAGGGGGTCCTGCTCTACGGGCCTCCAGGTACTGGGAAAACGCTCTTGGCCAAGGCCGTCGCCACCGAGAGCGACGCGTACTTTGTTGCGATAAATGGCCCTGAGATCATGAGCAAGTTCTACGGCGAGAGCGAGCAGAGGCTGAGGGAAATATTTGAGGAGGCTAAGAAGAACGCGCCAGCCATCATCTTTATTGACGAGATTGACGCCATAGCGCCGAAGAGGGACGAGGTCATAGGTGAGGTCGAGAGAAGGGTTGTCGCGCAGCTCCTGGCCCTAATGGACGGCCTTGAGGGGAGGGGGCAGGTCATAGTAATAGGGGCCACTAACAGACCCAACGCCATAGACCCTGCCCTCAGGAGGCCCGGGAGGTTTGACAGGGAGATAGAGGTACCGGTACCAGATAAACAGGGAAGGCTTGAGATACTTCAGATACACACCAGACACATGCCGCTGGCAGACGACGTAGACCTTGAAAAGCTGGCTGAGATGACCAAGGGCTACACAGGCGCTGACCTAGCGGCGCTGGCCAAGGAGGCAGCCATGCACGCCCTAAGGAGATACCTGCCTGAAATAGACATAGACCAGGAGAAGATACCTACGGAGCTGTTAGAGAGAATGGTAGTCACAATGCAGGATTTCCTTGCGGCGTTCAAGGAGGTAACCCCCAGCGGCCTGAGGGAGATAGAAGTTGAGGTGCCTGAGGTTCACTGGAGCGACATAGGCGGCCTCGAGGACGTTAAACAGGAGCTCAGGGAAATAGTTGAGTGGCCGCTGAAGTATCCCAACTCATTCAGCAGGCTTGGCATTGAGCCTCCAAAGGGCGTGCTGCTCTTCGGCCCGCCGGGCACCGGGAAGACAATGCTTGCCAAGGCGGTGGCCACCGAGAGCGGGGCCAACTTCATAGCCATAAGGGGGCCCGAGGTGCTGAGCAAGTGGGTCGGCGAGAGCGAGAAGGCCATAAGGGAGATATTCAAGAAAGCCAGACAGTACGCGCCGGCTGTCGTGTTCTTCGACGAGATAGAGTCGATAGCGAGCCTTAGGGGAACCGAGGAGGACAGCAACGTTGGCGAGAGAATAGTGAGCCAGTTGCTCACAGAGATAGATGGGATAACCAACCTTGAGAACGTGGTAGTAATAGCGGCCACCAACAGGCCTGACCTCGTGGACCCAGCCCTGCTCAGGCCTGGCAGGTTTGAGAAGCTCATATACGTGCCTCCGCCAGACGAGAAGGGCAGACTGGAGATCCTGAAGATACACACGCGCAACGTGCCCTTAGCTGAGGACGTCGACTTAGCCGAGCTGGCAAAGATGACCAACGGCTACACCGGCGCAGACCTAGCCGCGCTTGTGAGGGAGGCGGCGCTCACCGCGCTGAGGGAGGATATAAACTCCCCGATAGTGAAGTTCAAGCATTTCGAGCAGGCCCTTAACAAGGTCAGACCCAGCGTGACTAAGTATATGATAGACTTCTACCTTAGGTGGCTCGAAACTGCAAGGCAGATAAGCGTGTCATCACAGAGGCCATCGCAGCCTTCTCTCTCGCTGTAA
- a CDS encoding B12-binding domain-containing radical SAM protein yields MMTDHHHHEFLGFMTTGPAFGVPEWVWRWIAAPKPKVDSLGRPKVAPYGLRKIEAALVDAGFNAAVVDPDHISKHLDTMKVLMIGHHDFFAYGPPSSEWWTITGREPFNRVSFRRFMESPAVREAKRRGVKIIVGGPAAWQWLWSTDEWKKWGVDTVIDGEADRVVSEVVDRAIKGQELPDYIYVGPYDTPATADEIPKIKHASVNGLVEIMRGCPRGCKFCSVTLRPWRFIPVDDVISEIKVNMSEGEKGIILHSEDVLLYYADGIKPRPEGLLKLHTAVRQLTDEPIGWSHASLAAIKYAEDNYKLISKLTEIMFSSEKQRYLGVEVGLETGSVKLARKVMPAKSAPYPTEKYPEVVEDAFAIMHEHNVIPAATLIIGQPGEEPDDVVATTELVEKLRPYRSLIVPMFFVPMGAFKNMEWFRRNMVRPEHVELLRATLRHSAYWARDIVDRFYLKGTRYFLVRAAVKWIIGYIERKAEEAARAVEQRGA; encoded by the coding sequence ATGATGACCGATCATCATCATCACGAGTTCCTGGGGTTCATGACGACGGGGCCCGCCTTTGGGGTCCCTGAGTGGGTATGGAGGTGGATAGCGGCACCAAAGCCCAAGGTAGACAGCCTGGGAAGGCCTAAGGTGGCGCCCTACGGACTCAGGAAGATAGAGGCCGCCCTGGTCGACGCTGGTTTTAACGCTGCAGTCGTGGACCCTGACCATATAAGCAAACACCTGGACACAATGAAGGTCCTCATGATAGGCCACCACGACTTCTTCGCCTATGGGCCGCCCAGCAGCGAGTGGTGGACTATAACGGGCAGGGAGCCCTTCAACAGGGTCAGCTTCAGGAGGTTCATGGAGAGCCCGGCCGTCAGGGAGGCCAAGAGGAGGGGTGTCAAGATAATAGTTGGAGGCCCCGCGGCCTGGCAGTGGCTCTGGAGCACTGACGAGTGGAAGAAGTGGGGCGTTGACACGGTAATTGACGGCGAGGCTGACAGGGTGGTTTCAGAGGTAGTGGACAGGGCCATCAAGGGCCAGGAGCTTCCAGACTACATATATGTAGGGCCTTATGACACGCCCGCAACTGCGGATGAAATACCTAAGATAAAGCACGCCAGCGTCAATGGACTAGTGGAGATCATGAGAGGATGCCCAAGGGGGTGCAAGTTCTGCAGCGTGACCCTAAGGCCGTGGAGGTTCATACCGGTCGACGACGTAATAAGTGAAATAAAGGTTAACATGAGCGAGGGCGAGAAGGGCATTATACTCCACAGCGAGGACGTTCTCCTCTACTACGCTGATGGCATAAAACCAAGACCTGAGGGCCTGCTAAAGCTTCACACTGCGGTGAGGCAGCTTACCGATGAACCCATAGGCTGGAGTCACGCGAGCCTGGCGGCCATAAAGTACGCTGAGGACAACTACAAGCTCATATCTAAGCTGACCGAGATAATGTTCTCAAGCGAGAAGCAGAGGTACCTGGGCGTCGAGGTTGGCCTGGAGACGGGCAGCGTCAAGCTCGCCAGGAAGGTCATGCCAGCCAAGTCAGCCCCCTACCCAACTGAGAAGTACCCAGAAGTCGTGGAGGACGCGTTCGCGATAATGCATGAACACAACGTGATCCCCGCCGCCACATTAATAATTGGCCAGCCGGGCGAGGAGCCTGATGACGTAGTAGCCACTACCGAGCTCGTGGAGAAGTTGAGGCCTTACAGGAGCCTTATAGTGCCCATGTTCTTCGTGCCCATGGGGGCTTTCAAGAACATGGAGTGGTTCAGGAGGAACATGGTGAGGCCTGAGCACGTGGAGCTCCTCAGGGCCACGCTCAGGCACAGCGCCTACTGGGCCAGGGATATAGTGGATAGGTTCTACCTTAAGGGAACCAGGTACTTCCTAGTGAGGGCAGCGGTCAAGTGGATCATAGGGTATATAGAGAGGAAGGCCGAGGAGGCTGCTAGGGCTGTGGAGCAGCGTGGAGCCTAA
- a CDS encoding flippase-like domain-containing protein, with product MEPKVNGSGSAKRYLVFIVILFALLVLAIFNIVGGGLEHVVYYLSRSYDAVLIAAAIIFLEESLKSVRFVIAARSRGLRLSPLRAWEAHFSSLFIGMLTPAFSGAIPTATAIIGSATGAPPPEALSVALSATFIDSVVPAAVSLYFAWSLMPRSVVVLLISITIIVIWAMVISRRLTTWFLSEVSRRLNSNAARLIEGEIENMRDSLSHIIASRRSMIPMLLVSAASYIIEAFSIYVLTLGGLHGFLIDLEALMMSYVGGNVPTPGGEGGVEYSLALVLKGVDAVLWRTAYIIVAMVPIVLLGKIVSGYVDYGSLVYSHYRAMLRGRGG from the coding sequence GTGGAGCCTAAAGTTAACGGCTCGGGAAGCGCTAAGAGGTACCTGGTCTTTATAGTTATACTCTTTGCGCTTCTAGTGCTCGCAATCTTTAATATAGTAGGAGGCGGTCTCGAGCACGTAGTATACTACTTGTCGCGCAGCTATGACGCTGTTCTCATAGCTGCCGCCATCATATTTCTCGAGGAGTCCCTGAAAAGCGTCAGGTTTGTCATAGCTGCCAGGTCGAGAGGGCTGAGGCTTTCCCCCTTAAGAGCCTGGGAGGCCCACTTCTCAAGCCTCTTCATAGGAATGCTGACGCCCGCGTTCTCAGGGGCCATACCTACGGCCACCGCAATAATAGGCAGCGCCACGGGGGCGCCTCCTCCAGAAGCGCTGTCGGTAGCGCTCTCAGCCACGTTCATAGACTCCGTAGTGCCAGCCGCCGTATCCTTGTACTTTGCCTGGTCACTCATGCCTAGGTCTGTGGTGGTGTTGCTGATCTCGATAACTATCATAGTTATCTGGGCCATGGTGATATCGAGAAGGCTCACGACCTGGTTTCTATCAGAGGTCTCAAGGAGGTTGAACTCTAACGCTGCGAGATTAATAGAGGGGGAAATCGAGAACATGCGGGATTCCCTAAGCCATATTATAGCGTCAAGGAGATCAATGATACCGATGCTGTTGGTGTCAGCGGCTTCCTACATTATAGAGGCGTTCTCTATCTATGTGCTTACTCTGGGAGGCCTTCACGGCTTCCTTATAGACCTCGAGGCCCTAATGATGTCATATGTAGGAGGCAACGTGCCCACGCCTGGCGGCGAGGGAGGGGTTGAGTACTCCTTAGCGTTGGTGCTCAAAGGAGTAGACGCGGTGCTGTGGAGGACTGCTTACATAATAGTTGCTATGGTCCCCATAGTGCTGCTCGGAAAGATCGTGTCTGGGTATGTAGACTACGGAAGCCTCGTTTACTCTCACTACAGGGCAATGCTCAGGGGCCGCGGGGGATAA
- the asnS gene encoding asparagine--tRNA ligase, whose protein sequence is MMSVSFMSSREVVASSEGSRVKLRGWVYRKRDLSSKIFIVVRDSEGIVQCVVDRSNEELSKAAEKVTIESSVEVEGVVRSDQRAPGGKEVNVERLNIVGLADDFPIKGGESVDYLLDIRHLWLRSRRLTQIMRIRATVLEALRNYFISNGWWEVSPPILTQSAVEGGATLFPVDFFGRKAYLSQSAQFYLEVMIFSLERVWSLTPSFRAERSRTRRHLYEYWHLEGEAAWMDMHDMMKFVEGLVKSAVKAVLDKRQEELQFLRRNQEPLEETLKSSFEEVTYDEAIERLQKRGFKIKWGDDIGADEEKALTQDLSVPFFLTMFPKHLKSFYMKTCDRRPEVVLGFDLEAPEGYGEVVGGSQREDRYDVLLQRIKESNLNPDDYQWYLDLRRYGSVPHSGFGLGVDRLVMWIAGLDHIRDSIPFPRLRERIYP, encoded by the coding sequence ATGATGTCTGTGAGCTTTATGAGCAGCAGGGAAGTGGTTGCAAGCAGCGAAGGCAGCAGGGTTAAGTTAAGGGGGTGGGTGTATCGCAAGAGGGACCTTTCCTCGAAGATATTCATTGTGGTCAGGGACTCAGAGGGCATAGTTCAGTGCGTGGTTGACAGGAGCAACGAGGAGCTCTCAAAGGCGGCGGAGAAGGTGACCATAGAGTCCTCCGTGGAGGTGGAGGGAGTTGTTAGGAGCGACCAAAGGGCCCCTGGAGGCAAGGAGGTGAACGTGGAGAGGCTGAACATAGTGGGCCTAGCTGACGACTTCCCCATAAAGGGAGGGGAGAGCGTAGACTACCTCCTTGACATAAGGCACCTGTGGCTCAGGTCAAGGAGGCTAACCCAGATTATGAGGATACGCGCGACGGTCCTTGAAGCCCTGAGGAACTACTTCATTTCAAACGGCTGGTGGGAGGTCAGTCCCCCCATATTGACCCAGAGCGCGGTGGAGGGCGGAGCCACGCTTTTCCCAGTGGACTTCTTCGGCAGGAAGGCCTACTTGAGCCAGAGCGCGCAGTTCTACCTAGAAGTCATGATATTCAGCCTTGAGAGGGTGTGGTCGCTCACGCCAAGCTTTAGGGCCGAGAGGAGCAGGACCAGGAGGCACCTCTACGAGTACTGGCACCTGGAGGGCGAGGCTGCATGGATGGACATGCACGACATGATGAAGTTCGTCGAGGGCCTAGTAAAGAGCGCCGTTAAAGCTGTCCTGGATAAGAGGCAGGAGGAGCTGCAGTTCCTCAGGAGGAACCAGGAGCCGCTCGAGGAGACTCTGAAGTCGTCATTCGAGGAGGTAACCTACGACGAGGCCATAGAGAGGCTGCAGAAGAGGGGCTTCAAAATAAAGTGGGGCGATGACATAGGCGCCGACGAGGAGAAGGCGCTGACGCAGGACCTTAGCGTGCCCTTCTTCCTCACCATGTTTCCAAAGCACCTCAAGAGCTTCTACATGAAGACCTGCGACAGGAGGCCAGAGGTTGTGTTAGGCTTCGACCTCGAGGCCCCTGAAGGCTATGGGGAGGTAGTTGGTGGAAGCCAGAGGGAGGACAGATACGACGTCCTGCTGCAGAGGATAAAGGAGAGTAACCTAAACCCTGACGACTATCAATGGTACCTCGACCTGAGGAGGTACGGTTCGGTGCCACACAGCGGCTTTGGCCTAGGCGTGGACAGGCTGGTGATGTGGATAGCGGGCCTCGATCACATAAGGGACTCCATACCGTTCCCGAGGCTTCGCGAGAGGATATACCCATGA
- a CDS encoding diphthine--ammonia ligase, which produces MKVCGLLSGGKDSNYAFYMALREGAEVSCIVSAAPAREDSWMFHRPLVEFVKLQAEAMGFGDRYHTIGVSGVKESEVSELREGLRKLKAMYGFDTITVGGIASRYQYERFRAIAEDLGVKVYDPQWGMDPEEYMKELVRKGVVFVISQITTEGLDMRMLGVPVQELSQVEEILRLSRRYGFHPAFEGGEAETFVVMAPHFKKGICLRASREKIAEYQYVLSVSSAQLCDDVAISVDSEVYHVFRRRDELASTAFRSSSS; this is translated from the coding sequence ATGAAGGTCTGTGGCCTCCTCTCTGGGGGCAAGGACAGCAACTATGCATTTTACATGGCTTTAAGGGAGGGCGCCGAGGTAAGCTGCATAGTTTCCGCAGCTCCAGCCAGGGAGGACAGCTGGATGTTTCACAGGCCCCTGGTTGAATTTGTAAAGCTTCAGGCTGAGGCGATGGGGTTCGGCGACAGGTATCATACCATAGGCGTGAGCGGCGTTAAGGAGAGCGAGGTCTCAGAGCTCAGGGAGGGGCTCAGGAAACTTAAGGCAATGTATGGCTTTGACACCATAACAGTTGGGGGCATAGCGAGCAGGTACCAGTATGAGAGGTTTAGAGCAATAGCGGAGGACCTAGGAGTGAAGGTTTACGACCCCCAGTGGGGCATGGATCCAGAGGAGTACATGAAGGAGCTCGTGAGAAAGGGCGTGGTCTTTGTTATAAGTCAGATAACCACCGAAGGCCTTGATATGAGAATGCTCGGCGTGCCGGTCCAGGAGCTCTCTCAGGTGGAGGAGATATTAAGGCTCTCAAGGAGGTATGGCTTCCATCCAGCCTTCGAAGGGGGCGAGGCCGAGACGTTTGTAGTTATGGCGCCTCACTTTAAGAAGGGCATATGTCTAAGGGCTTCCAGGGAGAAAATAGCGGAGTACCAGTACGTTCTAAGCGTTTCTTCCGCTCAGCTATGTGATGACGTGGCCATATCTGTGGATTCAGAGGTATATCACGTATTCAGGAGGCGTGACGAGTTAGCCTCAACAGCCTTTAGAAGCTCCTCAAGCTGA
- a CDS encoding TatD family hydrolase: protein MYYDMHCHLSEFTDKEVEDLFETIKDLKVVAVSEDLKSFNRVLELSERFPNVVPCAGFHPWSLKDHDISEAWDLLRLATRHGIRCLGEVGLDRHFMPIDTMQSQVKVFRAYAEAAKELGAMLNVHSPDAWRDALSIAVEVGVPKVMFHWYSGPLNLIPEITGRGYFVSINVALKVQPKLKDVAKATPIDFMVFESDGPYNYHGLRLTPLMIPDLAKEVANLKSVQLEELLKAVEANSSRLLNT, encoded by the coding sequence TTGTATTATGACATGCACTGTCACCTTAGTGAGTTCACTGATAAGGAAGTAGAGGATCTGTTCGAGACGATTAAAGACTTAAAGGTAGTAGCCGTGTCCGAGGACCTAAAGTCGTTCAACAGGGTACTTGAGCTCTCCGAGAGGTTCCCCAACGTGGTGCCCTGCGCAGGCTTTCACCCGTGGTCACTTAAGGACCACGACATATCCGAGGCCTGGGACCTGTTAAGACTTGCTACCAGGCACGGAATAAGGTGCCTTGGAGAGGTAGGCCTTGACAGGCACTTTATGCCTATAGACACCATGCAGTCCCAGGTAAAGGTCTTCAGAGCTTATGCCGAGGCGGCCAAGGAGCTTGGTGCGATGCTCAACGTGCATTCGCCCGACGCCTGGCGCGACGCGCTCTCAATAGCTGTCGAGGTCGGCGTACCTAAGGTTATGTTCCACTGGTACAGCGGCCCGCTCAACCTGATACCTGAAATAACCGGCAGAGGCTACTTCGTTTCGATAAACGTTGCCCTGAAGGTTCAGCCTAAGCTTAAGGATGTGGCTAAGGCCACCCCCATAGATTTCATGGTATTCGAGAGCGACGGCCCGTATAATTACCATGGACTTAGGCTCACGCCGCTTATGATCCCTGACCTGGCCAAAGAGGTGGCCAACCTAAAGTCTGTTCAGCTTGAGGAGCTTCTAAAGGCTGTTGAGGCTAACTCGTCACGCCTCCTGAATACGTGA
- a CDS encoding site-2 protease family protein, with the protein MDYQHDPAYQVAIKYMDLTERAELEGGAVKYKVIGVKGDLTHSFKSLYKELVRIGLAPALRKESDGSLTLIVTKYSRGSNLALLIGLAAFTIVTVYVSGMALTGLPGGGGLTPLLYMVGLLGPLLIHEAGHWAFMRRFDVPRSPPYLIPAPPLQLGFLGTLGAVINMKWIPATADELALIGVAGPLAGFLAAIPVALLGLHMSALVPAAAVPPSSSLPAVPVIMDLLLAFIHTPSGYVVEMSPLSFAAYIVFFVTFLNLIPVGQLDGGHVLRAALGERGHMLISLVFVVTLLIAGLYLPTLGLFGIIALFLLLLTRGRHPGPAIETSRLSWPGIVAIIIYGILLALTLPIPA; encoded by the coding sequence ATGGACTACCAACACGACCCTGCGTACCAGGTCGCGATAAAGTACATGGACTTAACAGAGCGCGCAGAGCTTGAAGGAGGGGCCGTTAAGTATAAGGTTATAGGAGTTAAGGGGGATCTGACTCACTCCTTCAAGTCACTCTACAAGGAGCTTGTCAGGATAGGCCTGGCGCCGGCCCTTAGGAAGGAGAGCGACGGCTCGCTTACGTTGATAGTGACCAAGTACAGCAGGGGCTCTAACCTGGCATTACTAATAGGCCTCGCGGCTTTCACGATAGTGACTGTCTACGTGTCAGGGATGGCCCTGACAGGACTGCCAGGCGGAGGCGGCTTAACCCCACTGCTTTACATGGTAGGGCTGCTGGGCCCCCTCCTAATACACGAGGCGGGCCACTGGGCCTTCATGAGAAGGTTCGACGTGCCAAGAAGTCCGCCCTACCTAATACCCGCGCCGCCGCTTCAGCTCGGCTTCCTTGGTACGTTAGGAGCCGTGATAAACATGAAGTGGATACCCGCCACCGCTGATGAGCTGGCCCTCATAGGGGTGGCCGGCCCCTTGGCTGGTTTCCTTGCGGCGATACCGGTAGCTCTGCTGGGCCTTCACATGTCTGCCCTGGTGCCGGCCGCCGCGGTACCTCCAAGCTCTTCCCTGCCTGCGGTACCTGTAATCATGGACCTTCTTCTGGCGTTCATACACACGCCATCCGGTTATGTAGTGGAGATGTCCCCTCTGTCCTTCGCCGCCTATATAGTGTTCTTTGTGACGTTCCTTAACTTAATCCCTGTTGGCCAGCTTGACGGAGGCCATGTGCTGAGGGCGGCGCTGGGCGAGAGAGGCCACATGTTGATCTCGCTTGTGTTTGTAGTAACACTGTTAATCGCTGGCCTCTACCTGCCCACCTTGGGCCTCTTTGGGATAATAGCGTTATTCCTGCTGCTTCTCACCAGGGGCAGGCACCCTGGGCCCGCAATAGAGACCTCCAGGCTTTCATGGCCTGGCATTGTTGCCATAATAATATATGGCATACTGTTGGCGCTAACTCTTCCGATACCTGCATAG
- a CDS encoding SAM-dependent methyltransferase: MLILVGSGLRESQLTREAEEAIKGADIVIVETYTMPSSKWLPTAVRKLNSNVREASRSELEELSSNIVELAFKLKVVLVVPGDPLIATTHSSLVVEGLKRGVEVKVVSGISGPCSVESLLGLHFYKFGRTVTVPGPWRGVGAEEAALGLLGNLCHDLHTLLLLDVSPEGLSLSPSRAVKELKESLRRLIGTKLDELMNMMVLLVSVGENTIVKHFTLGNADSIPDVDVGSLVVPSRLHVSEREFLRYAYSVPEDIMMSHNKLLQGFDACSAYSEALRVMYSSSA; the protein is encoded by the coding sequence ATGCTAATCCTTGTAGGCAGCGGTCTAAGGGAGTCCCAGCTGACACGTGAGGCCGAGGAGGCCATCAAAGGCGCCGATATTGTTATAGTAGAGACTTACACTATGCCTTCAAGTAAATGGCTTCCCACTGCAGTCAGAAAACTTAACAGTAACGTGAGAGAGGCTTCAAGGTCTGAGCTAGAGGAACTATCGTCAAATATTGTAGAGCTGGCCTTTAAGCTCAAGGTCGTTCTCGTAGTTCCTGGGGATCCCCTAATAGCGACCACCCATAGCTCGCTAGTGGTGGAAGGCCTGAAGAGAGGGGTCGAGGTCAAAGTTGTAAGCGGCATCTCTGGTCCCTGCTCTGTTGAGTCCCTCCTTGGCCTTCATTTCTACAAGTTCGGCAGAACTGTAACGGTACCGGGTCCCTGGAGGGGTGTGGGCGCGGAGGAGGCAGCGCTGGGACTGCTAGGTAACTTATGTCATGACCTTCACACCCTGCTACTCCTTGACGTGTCCCCTGAAGGCCTAAGCCTAAGCCCCTCCAGGGCCGTTAAGGAGCTGAAGGAATCGCTTAGGAGGCTGATAGGAACCAAGCTGGATGAGCTGATGAACATGATGGTACTTTTGGTCTCCGTAGGCGAAAATACTATAGTAAAACACTTCACTCTTGGCAACGCGGACTCCATCCCCGACGTTGATGTTGGAAGCCTTGTGGTGCCGTCTAGGCTACATGTGAGCGAGAGGGAGTTCCTGCGGTATGCCTACTCGGTTCCTGAGGACATCATGATGTCACACAATAAACTTTTACAGGGCTTTGACGCGTGTAGTGCGTACAGCGAGGCGCTCAGGGTCATGTATTCTAGCAGCGCCTGA
- a CDS encoding PadR family transcriptional regulator, which yields MTEAEEETKGAVRYRDTLIWFMLFILSEKPMHGYEIIKRIRELTMNQWKPAAGSIYPLLSYMKDLGLVDIANIEENKVRGGKKITYTLTDKGWEEFRELLLKKSDLYMNFLSFIVKNSIRRLREHGYNEDASLLCNRVSNWTKELIESAQSECGDLKAANQPNKAQ from the coding sequence ATGACTGAAGCCGAAGAGGAAACTAAAGGCGCAGTGAGGTATAGGGACACGCTAATATGGTTCATGTTGTTCATACTTTCAGAGAAGCCCATGCATGGCTATGAGATAATAAAGAGAATTAGAGAGCTTACCATGAATCAGTGGAAACCCGCTGCGGGCTCCATATACCCGCTCCTGAGCTACATGAAGGATCTCGGACTTGTTGACATAGCTAACATTGAGGAGAACAAGGTCAGAGGTGGCAAGAAGATAACCTATACCCTGACTGATAAGGGGTGGGAAGAGTTCAGAGAGCTGCTGCTAAAGAAGAGCGACCTCTACATGAACTTCCTCAGCTTTATAGTCAAGAACTCGATAAGACGCTTGAGGGAACATGGATATAACGAGGACGCAAGCCTTCTGTGTAATCGTGTCAGTAATTGGACCAAGGAACTCATTGAGAGCGCTCAGTCCGAATGCGGCGATCTTAAAGCCGCCAATCAGCCCAACAAAGCACAGTGA